The Vitis riparia cultivar Riparia Gloire de Montpellier isolate 1030 chromosome 10, EGFV_Vit.rip_1.0, whole genome shotgun sequence genome includes a region encoding these proteins:
- the LOC117924199 gene encoding cytokinin riboside 5'-monophosphate phosphoribohydrolase LOG7: MEDTRSRFKRICVFCGSSSGKKASYQEVAVELGKELVERRIDLVYGGGSVGLMGLVSQAVHDGGRHVLGVIPRTLMSREITGETVGEVRIVSHMHERKAEMARQAHAFIALPGGYGTLEKLLEVITWAQLGIHKKPVGLLNVDGYYNSLLSFIDKAVDEGFVSPTARRIIVSAPTAKELVRELEEYVPEHDEVTSKLI; encoded by the coding sequence atggaggaCACCAGGTCTCGGTTCAAGAGGATTTGTGTGTTTTGTGGGAGTAGTTCTGGGAAGAAAGCTAGCTACCAGGAGGTTGCGGTTGAGTTGGGGAAGGAACTGGTGGAGAGAAGGATTGATTTGGTCTATGGAGGTGGGAGCGTGGGACTGATGGGTCTCGTTTCTCAGGCTGTTCATGATGGTGGGCGCCATGTTCTAGGGGTTATTCCAAGGACTCTAATGTCTAGAGAGATTACTGGAGAGACTGTTGGAGAAGTGAGGATTGTATCCCATATGCACGAAAGGAAAGCTGAGATGGCCCGTCAAGCTCATGCCTTCATTGCCCTCCCAGGTGGGTATGGTACCCTTGAAAAGCTGCTTGAAGTCATTACATGGGCACAACTTGGAATCCACAAAAAACCAGTGGGTCTGTTGAATGTGGATGGATACTACAATTCCTTGTTGTCTTTCATTGACAAGGCTGTCGATGAGGGCTTTGTTTCACCAACTGCTCGCCGCATTATAGTGTCCGCACCAACAGCCAAAGAATTGGTCAGAGAACTTGAGGAATATGTTCCAGAGCATGATGAAGTGACATCTAAGCTGATCTAG